The Mauremys mutica isolate MM-2020 ecotype Southern chromosome 1, ASM2049712v1, whole genome shotgun sequence genome has a segment encoding these proteins:
- the RWDD2B gene encoding RWD domain-containing protein 2B: MAKMTNLEEAEVQLSELDLLSSMFPDEDEFIVTDQLAVAELKHYIDNKTSEIPSSKVQFILNVKQEVADATMVMLSLSCALPLNYPAVLPEITVRSPSLSRSQQIQLNADLKTYLKQNCSGEVCVLNAREWVKDHAAAYIDKELSSSSVTILRTMQSEDVIFTRLWIYSHHIYNKHKRKNIVDWSKELALTGFSMPGKPGVICVEGPQSTCEEFWSRVRRLTWRRILIRHREDISLDGSHAEMQKQRKFSSFEEKVFDAHGARGNHMDLGQLYHFLDEKGCADVFQMYFGVEGC; the protein is encoded by the exons ATGGCCAAAATGACTAATTTGGAAGAAGCTGAAGTACAACTTTCTGAGTTAGACCTACTTTCTAGTATGTTTCCTGATGAAGATGAGTTTATTGTGACTGATCAGCTGGCTGTAGCAGAACTAAAACATTATATTGATAATAAGACGTCAGAGATCCCATCTTCAAAAGTTCAGTTTATACTGAATGTAAAACAAGAGGTTGCTGATGCCACTATG gtaatGCTTTCTTTATCCTGTGCTTTACCACTTAACTACCCAGCTGTTCTACCAGAAATTACTGTCAG GTCACCATCATTAAGCCGATCACAGCAGATTCAGCTGAACGCAGATCTAAAAACATACTTGAAGCAAAACTGCAGTGGTGAGGTCTGTGTATTAAATGCAAGAGAATGGGTTAAAGATCATGCAGCTGCTTATATCGATAAGGAGCTTTCATCTTCATCAGTGACGATATTGAGGACTATGCAGTCAGAAGATGTCATTTTCACTAGATTATGGATCTATAGTCATCACATCTACAACAAGCATAAAAGAAAGAATATTGTTGATTGGTCTAAGGAGCTCGCTCTGACGGGGTTTAGCATGCCTGGGAAACCAGGTGTCATTTGTGTAGAAGGCCCACAGAGTACTTGTGAAGAATTCTGGTCAAG AGTCAGAAGATTAACATGGCGGAGAATTTTAATTCGCCACAGAGAGGATATTTCTCTGGATGGGTCACATGCTGAGATGCAGAAACAAAGAAAATTCTCATCTTTTGAAGAAAAAGTATTTGATGCGCATGGTGCCAGAGGAAATCATATGGATTTGGGGCAGCTCTATCATTTTTTAGATGAAAAGGGGTGTGCTGATGTTTTTCAGATGTACTTTGGAGTTGAAGGATGTTAG